A DNA window from Gasterosteus aculeatus chromosome 16, fGasAcu3.hap1.1, whole genome shotgun sequence contains the following coding sequences:
- the LOC120834002 gene encoding SH3 domain-binding protein 4 isoform X2, with protein MAAHRIRAATSNNAPLPRCKSEGTLIDLSEGVSEASLNDVKVPSPSALRLDATATFGAAREVVAIKDYCPSSFTTLKFCKGDRLYVLDSTGGEWWYAHNNTEMGYIPAAYVEPINFRDSSFSDSGMIDTVGDCPEDAAQETDLLGEWAGVILKPTIFQNGNPFATTHTSTNPFLNKGPQSSLDQNSNEKSVDLLLFDTLATSVHNSTSSTAANGLGNGVFNPLSPTVGVGQVLRRDNPFFRSKRSYSLSELSILQAQSDAPPASSSFFGGLKAPAPEQFQSREDFRTAWLSHRKLARSCHDLDSLGQNPGWGQTQPVETNIVCRLDSSGGAVQLPDSNISVHVPEGHVAPGDTQQISIKALLDPPLELNNDRCTTVSPVVEIKLSNMETKTNITLDMKVSVVVKMESRETTEVLCVRSDCKEGPYTPIPQAYMYGDTVQVCLDNLEPCMYVCVVAQSRSLSPDSTVWEHVVKKITLGVYGPKHIHPSFKTVVAMFGHDCAPKTLLVSEVGKQAQSAPSVLLQLWGKHQFVLSKPQDLRVGVYSNMANYEVKVSEQARVVRGFQVKLGKVSRIVYIIASRNTDDVSDFTLRIQVKDDQDCILAQFCVQTPPPPPKAGPKTSVQRRFLKKKEVGKIVLSPLAIATKYPVFQDQRINNLKFGKLIKTVIRQTKNQYLLEYKKGDFVALLSEERIRLKGQLWTKEWYIGYYQGKMGFVHAKNVLVVGKVKPIYFSGPDLSTSLLLEQILKPCKFLTYIYASVRTILMENIGNWRAFADSLGYGNLPLTHFCRAELDSEPERVASVLERLKEDCNNTESKERKSFQKELLTGNESGRFPAC; from the exons ATGGCCGCCCATCGAATCAGAGCCGCCACCTCCAACAACGCCCCCCTCCCACGCTGCAAGTCCGAGGGGACGCTCATCGATCTCAGTGAAGGAGTGTCAGAAGCCAGCCTCAACGATGTCAAAG tGCCTTCTCCCAGTGCCTTAAGACTGGACGCTACCGCCACCTTCGGTGCTGCCAGGGAAGTAGTTGCCATTAAGGACTACTGCCCGTCCAGCTTCACCACCCTGAAGTTCTGCAAAGGGGACCGCCTCTACGTTCTGGACTCGACAGGAGGAGAGTGGTGGTACGCCCATAACAACACGGAGATGGGTTACATCCCTGCGGCGTATGTGGAGCCCATCAACTTCAGAGACTCGTCCTTCAGCGACAGCGGGATGATTGACACGGTGGGAGACTGTCCCGAAGATGCGGCCCAGGAGACGGACCTTCTCGGGGAGTGGGCTGGGGTCATTCTGAAACCAACCATCTTCCAGAATGGAAATCCTTTTGCAACAACTCATACCTCGACAAACCCTTTCTTAAACAAAGGTCCTCAGAGCTCACTCGATCAGAACAGTAATGAGAAATCAGTTGACCTCCTCCTGTTTGATACGCTCGCTACATCGGTGCACAACTCCACCAGCAGCACGGCCGCCAACGGCCTGGGCAACGGTGTTTTTAACCCCCTCAGTCCCACTGTGGGCGTGGGGCAGGTGTTGCGCAGGGACAACCCGTTTTTTCGAAGCAAGCGGTCGTACAGTCTGTCTGAGCTGTCCATCCTGCAGGCTCAGTCAGACGCCCCTCCGGCGTCCTCCAGTTTCTTCGGGGGCCTGAAAGCACCAGCGCCGGAGCAGTTCCAGAGCAGGGAGGACTTCCGGACAGCGTGGCTCAGCCACCGCAAGCTCGCCAGGTCCTGCCACGACCTGGACTCGCTGGGTCAGAACCCAGGGTGGGGTCAAACGCAGCCGGTGGAGACCAACATCGTCTGTCGGCTGGACAGCTCAGGAGGGGCCGTCCAGCTCCCGGACTCCAACATCAGCGTACACGTACCCGAAGGCCACGTGGCCCCAGGGGACACCCAGCAGATCTCGATCAAAGCTCTGCTCGACCCCCCGCTGGAGCTGAACAACGACCGCTGCACCACCGTCAGCCCTGTGGTGGAGATCAAACTCAGCAACATGGAGACCAAAACCAACATCACCCTGGACATGAAAGTGTCTGTCGTGGTGAAAATGGAGAGCAGGGAGACGACAGAAGTCTTGTGTGTCAGGAGTGATTGTAAAGAGGGACCTTACACCCCCATTCCTCAGGCGTACATGTATGGGGACacagtccaggtgtgtttggaCAACCTGGAACCatgcatgtacgtgtgtgtcgtGGCTCAGTCCCGGTCCCTATCTCCAGACTCCACAGTTTGGGAGCACGTGGTTAAAAAGATCACTTTAGGGGTATACGGTCCTAAACACATTCACCCGTCCTTCAAGACAGTCGTAGCTATGTTTGGCCACGACTGTGCCCCAAAGACGTTGTTGGTGAGTGAGGTAGGCAAACAGGCGCAGTCTGCTCCATCAGTACTGCTGCAGCTCTGGGGTAAACACCAGTTCGTCCTGTCCAAACCCCAGGACCTCCGCGTTGGAGTCTACTCCAACATGGCCAACTACGAGGTGAAGGTTAGCGAACAGGCCAGAGTGGTCCGGGGCTTCCAGGTTAAACTCGGCAAAGTCAGCAGGATTGTCTACATCATTGCATCGCGCAACACGGATGATGTTTCTGATTTCACATTAAGGATCCAGGTCAAAGACGATCAAGATTGTATCCTGGCTCAGTTTTGTGTCCAAACGCCGCCCCCGCCCCCGAAAGCAGGCCCAAAGACATCGGTGCAAAGGCGCTtcctgaagaagaaggaagtgGGCAAGATAGTCTTGTCTCCTCTCGCCATTGCCACCAAGTACCCTGTTTTTCAGGACCAGAGAATAAATAACCTTAAGTTTGGAAAATTGATCAAAACTGTCATTCGACAGACGAAAAATCAGTACTTGCTGGAGTACAAAAAGGGAGACTTTGTAGCCCTGTTGAGCGAGGAGAGGATCAGGCTGAAGGGTCAGCTGTGGACAAAAGAGTGGTACATCGGATATTACCAGGGCAAGATGGGATTTGTTCACGCAAAGAATGTGTTGGTGGTCGGCAAAGTTAAGCCCATTTACTTCAGCGGGCCCGACCTTTCGACTTCCTTGCTACTGGAGCAGATACTGAAGCCCTGCAAATTCCTCACGTACATCTACGCCTCCGTAAGAACTATACTGATGGAGAACATCGGCAACTGGCGGGCGTTCGCCGACTCTCTGGGATACGGCAACCTGCCGTTGACCCATTTCTGCCGCGCAGAGCTGGACAGCGAACCCGAGAGGGTCGCGTCCGTGCTGGAGAGGCTGAAGGAGGACTGCAACAACACAGAGAGCAAGGAGCGAAAGTCCTTCCAGAAAGAACTCCTGACG GGGAATGAAAGCGGACGTTTCCCTGCGTGCTGA
- the LOC120834342 gene encoding ADP-ribosylation factor-like protein 4C, with translation MGNSFSNISAFQSLHIVMLGLDSAGKTTVLYRLKFNEFVNTVPTIGFNTEKIKLSNGTAKGISCHFWDVGGQEKLRPLWKSYSRCTDGIIYVVDSVDVDRLEEAKTELHKVTKFAENQGTPLLVIANKQDLPKSLPVADIEKQLALHELGPSTAYHIQPACAIIGEGLHEGMDKLYEMILKRRKSLKQKKKR, from the coding sequence ATGGGCAACAGCTTCTCCAACATCTCAGCCTTCCAGTCTCTGCACATCGTCATGCTGGGCTTGGACTCAGCGGGGAAGACCACGGTCCTCTACAGACTCAAATTCAACGAGTTCGTCAACACGGTCCCCACCATCGGGTTCAACACCGAGAAGATCAAGCTGAGCAACGGCACCGCGAAGGGCATCAGCTGCCATTTCTGGGACGTGGGGGGCCAAGAGAAGCTGAGGCCCCTGTGGAAGTCCTACAGCCGGTGCACCGACGGGATCATCTACGTGGTGGACTCCGTGGACGTGGACCGGCTGGAGGAGGCCAAGACGGAACTGCACAAAGTCACCAAGTTCGCGGAGAACCAGGGCACGCCGCTGCTGGTCATCGCCAACAAGCAGGACCTGCCCAAATCCCTCCCGGTGGCGGACATCGAGAAGCAGCTGGCTCTGCACGAGCTCGGCCCCTCCACCGCCTATCACATCCAACCCGCGTGCGCCATAATAGGCGAGGGGCTTCACGAGGGAATGGACAAGCTGTATGAGATGATACTGAAGAGGAGGAAATCcctgaagcagaagaagaagcggtAA
- the LOC120834002 gene encoding SH3 domain-binding protein 4 isoform X1 yields MAAHRIRAATSNNAPLPRCKSEGTLIDLSEGVSEASLNDVKVPSPSALRLDATATFGAAREVVAIKDYCPSSFTTLKFCKGDRLYVLDSTGGEWWYAHNNTEMGYIPAAYVEPINFRDSSFSDSGMIDTVGDCPEDAAQETDLLGEWAGVILKPTIFQNGNPFATTHTSTNPFLNKGPQSSLDQNSNEKSVDLLLFDTLATSVHNSTSSTAANGLGNGVFNPLSPTVGVGQVLRRDNPFFRSKRSYSLSELSILQAQSDAPPASSSFFGGLKAPAPEQFQSREDFRTAWLSHRKLARSCHDLDSLGQNPGWGQTQPVETNIVCRLDSSGGAVQLPDSNISVHVPEGHVAPGDTQQISIKALLDPPLELNNDRCTTVSPVVEIKLSNMETKTNITLDMKVSVVVKMESRETTEVLCVRSDCKEGPYTPIPQAYMYGDTVQVCLDNLEPCMYVCVVAQSRSLSPDSTVWEHVVKKITLGVYGPKHIHPSFKTVVAMFGHDCAPKTLLVSEVGKQAQSAPSVLLQLWGKHQFVLSKPQDLRVGVYSNMANYEVKVSEQARVVRGFQVKLGKVSRIVYIIASRNTDDVSDFTLRIQVKDDQDCILAQFCVQTPPPPPKAGPKTSVQRRFLKKKEVGKIVLSPLAIATKYPVFQDQRINNLKFGKLIKTVIRQTKNQYLLEYKKGDFVALLSEERIRLKGQLWTKEWYIGYYQGKMGFVHAKNVLVVGKVKPIYFSGPDLSTSLLLEQILKPCKFLTYIYASVRTILMENIGNWRAFADSLGYGNLPLTHFCRAELDSEPERVASVLERLKEDCNNTESKERKSFQKELLTALLKMDCQGLVARLVMDFVLLTTAVEVAGRWRELAERLVKVSRQQMDAYEAPHRDKNGVVDSEAMWKPAYDFLVTWAAQIGDSYRDVIQELHMGLDKMKNPITRRWKHLTGTLILVNCLDALRSSAFSPAAQDDDYAI; encoded by the exons ATGGCCGCCCATCGAATCAGAGCCGCCACCTCCAACAACGCCCCCCTCCCACGCTGCAAGTCCGAGGGGACGCTCATCGATCTCAGTGAAGGAGTGTCAGAAGCCAGCCTCAACGATGTCAAAG tGCCTTCTCCCAGTGCCTTAAGACTGGACGCTACCGCCACCTTCGGTGCTGCCAGGGAAGTAGTTGCCATTAAGGACTACTGCCCGTCCAGCTTCACCACCCTGAAGTTCTGCAAAGGGGACCGCCTCTACGTTCTGGACTCGACAGGAGGAGAGTGGTGGTACGCCCATAACAACACGGAGATGGGTTACATCCCTGCGGCGTATGTGGAGCCCATCAACTTCAGAGACTCGTCCTTCAGCGACAGCGGGATGATTGACACGGTGGGAGACTGTCCCGAAGATGCGGCCCAGGAGACGGACCTTCTCGGGGAGTGGGCTGGGGTCATTCTGAAACCAACCATCTTCCAGAATGGAAATCCTTTTGCAACAACTCATACCTCGACAAACCCTTTCTTAAACAAAGGTCCTCAGAGCTCACTCGATCAGAACAGTAATGAGAAATCAGTTGACCTCCTCCTGTTTGATACGCTCGCTACATCGGTGCACAACTCCACCAGCAGCACGGCCGCCAACGGCCTGGGCAACGGTGTTTTTAACCCCCTCAGTCCCACTGTGGGCGTGGGGCAGGTGTTGCGCAGGGACAACCCGTTTTTTCGAAGCAAGCGGTCGTACAGTCTGTCTGAGCTGTCCATCCTGCAGGCTCAGTCAGACGCCCCTCCGGCGTCCTCCAGTTTCTTCGGGGGCCTGAAAGCACCAGCGCCGGAGCAGTTCCAGAGCAGGGAGGACTTCCGGACAGCGTGGCTCAGCCACCGCAAGCTCGCCAGGTCCTGCCACGACCTGGACTCGCTGGGTCAGAACCCAGGGTGGGGTCAAACGCAGCCGGTGGAGACCAACATCGTCTGTCGGCTGGACAGCTCAGGAGGGGCCGTCCAGCTCCCGGACTCCAACATCAGCGTACACGTACCCGAAGGCCACGTGGCCCCAGGGGACACCCAGCAGATCTCGATCAAAGCTCTGCTCGACCCCCCGCTGGAGCTGAACAACGACCGCTGCACCACCGTCAGCCCTGTGGTGGAGATCAAACTCAGCAACATGGAGACCAAAACCAACATCACCCTGGACATGAAAGTGTCTGTCGTGGTGAAAATGGAGAGCAGGGAGACGACAGAAGTCTTGTGTGTCAGGAGTGATTGTAAAGAGGGACCTTACACCCCCATTCCTCAGGCGTACATGTATGGGGACacagtccaggtgtgtttggaCAACCTGGAACCatgcatgtacgtgtgtgtcgtGGCTCAGTCCCGGTCCCTATCTCCAGACTCCACAGTTTGGGAGCACGTGGTTAAAAAGATCACTTTAGGGGTATACGGTCCTAAACACATTCACCCGTCCTTCAAGACAGTCGTAGCTATGTTTGGCCACGACTGTGCCCCAAAGACGTTGTTGGTGAGTGAGGTAGGCAAACAGGCGCAGTCTGCTCCATCAGTACTGCTGCAGCTCTGGGGTAAACACCAGTTCGTCCTGTCCAAACCCCAGGACCTCCGCGTTGGAGTCTACTCCAACATGGCCAACTACGAGGTGAAGGTTAGCGAACAGGCCAGAGTGGTCCGGGGCTTCCAGGTTAAACTCGGCAAAGTCAGCAGGATTGTCTACATCATTGCATCGCGCAACACGGATGATGTTTCTGATTTCACATTAAGGATCCAGGTCAAAGACGATCAAGATTGTATCCTGGCTCAGTTTTGTGTCCAAACGCCGCCCCCGCCCCCGAAAGCAGGCCCAAAGACATCGGTGCAAAGGCGCTtcctgaagaagaaggaagtgGGCAAGATAGTCTTGTCTCCTCTCGCCATTGCCACCAAGTACCCTGTTTTTCAGGACCAGAGAATAAATAACCTTAAGTTTGGAAAATTGATCAAAACTGTCATTCGACAGACGAAAAATCAGTACTTGCTGGAGTACAAAAAGGGAGACTTTGTAGCCCTGTTGAGCGAGGAGAGGATCAGGCTGAAGGGTCAGCTGTGGACAAAAGAGTGGTACATCGGATATTACCAGGGCAAGATGGGATTTGTTCACGCAAAGAATGTGTTGGTGGTCGGCAAAGTTAAGCCCATTTACTTCAGCGGGCCCGACCTTTCGACTTCCTTGCTACTGGAGCAGATACTGAAGCCCTGCAAATTCCTCACGTACATCTACGCCTCCGTAAGAACTATACTGATGGAGAACATCGGCAACTGGCGGGCGTTCGCCGACTCTCTGGGATACGGCAACCTGCCGTTGACCCATTTCTGCCGCGCAGAGCTGGACAGCGAACCCGAGAGGGTCGCGTCCGTGCTGGAGAGGCTGAAGGAGGACTGCAACAACACAGAGAGCAAGGAGCGAAAGTCCTTCCAGAAAGAACTCCTGACG GCTCTGTTGAAGATGGACTGCCAGGGCCTCGTGGCCCGGCTGGTCATGGACTTTGTCCTGCTGACCACGGCCGTGGAGGTGGCGGGACGCTGGCGGGAGCTCGCCGAGAGGCTCGTCAAGGTGTCACGCCAGCAGATGGACGCTTACGAGGCGCCGCATCGCGACAAGAACGGGGTGGTGGACAGCGAG GCCATGTGGAAGCCGGCGTACGACTTCCTGGTCACGTGGGCCGCGCAGATCGGCGACAGCTACAGGGACGTGATCCAGGAGCTGCACATGGGCCTGGACAAGATGAAGAACCCCATCACCAGGCGCTGGAAGCACCTGACCGGCACGCTCATCCTCGTCAACTGCCTGGACGCCCTGCGGAGCTCCGCCTTCAGCCCCGCCGCTCAGGACGACGACTACGCCATCTGA